From Motacilla alba alba isolate MOTALB_02 chromosome 20, Motacilla_alba_V1.0_pri, whole genome shotgun sequence, the proteins below share one genomic window:
- the RAE1 gene encoding mRNA export factor — MSLFGSTSGFGTGGTSMFGSTTADNHNPMKDIEVTSPPDDSISCLAFSPPTLPGNFLIAGSWANDVRCWEVQDNGQTIPKAQQMHTGPVLDACWSDDGSKVFTASCDKTAKMWDLNSNQAIQIAQHDAPVKTIHWIKAPNYSCVMTGSWDKTLKFWDTRSPTPMMTLQLPERCYCADVVHPMAAVATAERGLIVYQLENQPSEFRRIESPLKHQHRCVAIFKDKVNKPTGFALGSIEGRVAIHYINPPNPAKDNFTFKCHRSNGTNTSAPQDIYAVNGIAFHPVHGTLATVGSDGRFSFWDKDARTKLKTSEQLDQPISACCFNHNGNIFAYASSYDWSKGHEFYNPQKKNYIFLRNAAEELKPRNKK, encoded by the exons ATGAGTCTGTTCGGATCAACGTCGGGGTTCGGTACCGGAGGTACCAGCATGTTCGGCAGCACCACAGCCGATAACCACAACCCGATGAAG GATATTGAAGTAACATCTCCACCCGATGACAGCATATCTTGTTTGGCATTTAGTCCACCAACGCTGCCGGGTAATTTCCTCATTGCAGGATCATGGGCAAATGAT gttcGCTGCTGGGAGGTTCAGGATAATGGACAGACAATTCCCAAGGCTCAGCAGATGCACACAGGGCCTGTACTCGATGCCTGCTGGAGTGAT GATGGGAGTAAAGTATTTACTGCTTCATGTGATAAAACTGCCAAAATGTGGGATCTCAACAGTAATCAAGCAATTCAGATTGCACAG caTGATGCTCCTGTGAAGACCATCCATTGGATTAAAGCCCCAAATTACAGCTGTGTGATGACAGGAAGCTGGGATAAAACTTTGAAG TTCTGGGATACCCGTTCACCAACTCCTATGATgactctgcagctccctgaaagATGTTACTGTGCAGATGTG GTTCATCCCATGGCAGCTGTGGCCACTGCAGAAAGGGGTTTGATAGTTTATCAGTTAGAGAACCAACCTTCTGAATTTAGAAGAATAGAATCTCCTCTGAAACACCAG CATCGCTGTGTTGCTATTTTCAAAGACAAAGTGAACAAACCAACTGGATTTGCCCTTGGAAGCATTGAAGGCAGAGTAGCTATTCATTATATCAACCCCCCAAACCC tGCAAAAGataatttcacttttaaatgcCATCGCTCCAATGGAACAAACACATCAGCACCTCAGGACATCTACGCT GTTAATGGGATTGCATTCCACCCTGTCCATGGTACTCTGGCCACAGTAGGGTCTGATGGGAGATTCAGCTTTTGGGATAAAGATGCAAGAACAAAGCTAAAAacctcagagcagctggacCAGCCGATATCTGCTTGTTGTTTCAACCACAATGGCAATATATTTGCTTATGCTTCCAGCTATGATTGGTCAAAG GGTCATGAATTCTATAatccacagaagaaaaactacatttttctgcgaaatgcagcagaagagctgaagCCCAGGAATAAGAAGTAG